In Deinococcus aerophilus, one DNA window encodes the following:
- a CDS encoding NAD(P)/FAD-dependent oxidoreductase, giving the protein MTTALIIGGGIAGASAAYFLANRGVEVTVVDAGRHAASHVPSALINPVRGQSGGVDARALAGMALTWTLVQDLQNAGFAVPHGQGGVLRPLPDDRTRERFGRNLPPDLERRWLAPEESPVPLSPGWAHALWLPQGGWLDGAAFTRALLAASGAMVVREQAAGWTAHTVTLQASPTSPARSLTAHAVLHCGGSLGATLARETGTHRMGTLLTLDRAATHVPVSFGAYLAPSAVGGVLGATFEAPAPTWTEPGLPLASLGWLLGKGEALTDLGGVNVTGRWTGSRLSGLRVGRESDGVWRLSGLGSKGFLLGPLLARDLATQVAAAQETAPSP; this is encoded by the coding sequence ATGACCACGGCCCTGATCATTGGAGGGGGCATCGCCGGGGCATCCGCCGCGTATTTTCTGGCAAACCGGGGCGTGGAGGTCACGGTGGTCGATGCGGGCCGGCACGCAGCCAGCCACGTCCCGTCGGCGCTGATCAACCCGGTACGTGGACAGTCGGGCGGAGTCGACGCGCGGGCGCTGGCCGGCATGGCCCTGACCTGGACGCTAGTTCAGGACCTGCAGAACGCTGGTTTTGCAGTTCCACACGGCCAAGGCGGCGTTCTGCGCCCCCTGCCCGACGACCGGACGCGGGAGCGCTTCGGGCGCAACCTTCCGCCCGACCTGGAGCGGCGCTGGCTGGCACCTGAGGAGTCCCCTGTTCCGCTGTCTCCCGGCTGGGCCCACGCCCTGTGGCTGCCGCAGGGGGGCTGGCTGGACGGCGCGGCCTTTACGCGGGCGCTGCTCGCGGCCTCGGGCGCCATGGTGGTCCGGGAACAGGCGGCCGGCTGGACCGCACACACCGTCACGCTGCAGGCGTCCCCCACATCACCGGCCCGGTCCCTCACGGCCCACGCCGTCCTCCACTGCGGCGGCTCCCTGGGAGCCACGCTGGCGCGGGAGACAGGAACCCACCGCATGGGCACCCTGCTCACGCTGGACCGCGCGGCGACCCACGTGCCCGTCAGCTTCGGGGCCTATCTGGCACCGTCCGCAGTGGGAGGAGTGCTGGGCGCGACGTTCGAGGCTCCTGCTCCAACGTGGACCGAGCCGGGCCTGCCGCTGGCCTCGCTGGGCTGGCTGCTGGGCAAGGGCGAGGCGCTTACCGATCTCGGTGGCGTGAACGTCACCGGGCGCTGGACCGGGTCGCGCCTGTCCGGATTGCGGGTCGGCCGGGAATCAGACGGCGTGTGGCGCCTGAGCGGTCTGGGCAGCAAGGGGTTCCTGCTGGGGCCCCTGCTGGCGCGGGATCTGGCCACGCAGGTGGCCGCAGCGCAGGAGACGGCCCCGTCACCCTGA
- a CDS encoding isocitrate/isopropylmalate dehydrogenase family protein produces MATYRICLIEGDGIGHEVIPAARRVLDAAGFDAEYVHAEAGYEYFLDHGTSTPQATYDAVENTHATLFGAATSPSGEKPAGFSGAIRHLRQKYGLYANVRPTKTRPVPGAYENVDLVIVRENTQGLYVEQERRYGDTAIADTVITKDASERIGKFAADLAMKRNKRLTVVHKANVLPVTQGLFLNTILDHTRTVEGLNTSTMIVDNAAMQLVRNPRQFDVMVMTNMFGDILSDLAAGLVGGLGIAASGNVGDKFGIFESVHGSAPDIAGQGVSNPTATILAAVLMLDHLGDHETAQRIDNAVNKVLTEGPRTRDLGGTAGTKEFTDAVIAAL; encoded by the coding sequence ATGGCGACTTACCGCATCTGTTTGATTGAAGGGGACGGCATCGGCCACGAGGTTATCCCCGCCGCCCGCCGCGTGCTGGACGCTGCCGGCTTCGACGCCGAGTACGTTCACGCCGAGGCCGGCTACGAGTACTTCCTCGATCACGGCACCAGCACTCCCCAGGCCACCTACGACGCCGTGGAGAACACCCACGCGACCCTGTTCGGCGCGGCCACCAGCCCCAGCGGCGAGAAACCCGCCGGGTTCTCCGGCGCGATTCGCCACCTGCGCCAGAAGTACGGCCTGTACGCCAACGTGCGCCCCACCAAGACCCGTCCGGTGCCCGGCGCCTACGAGAACGTGGATCTGGTCATCGTGCGCGAGAACACCCAGGGCCTGTACGTGGAGCAGGAGCGGCGTTACGGCGACACGGCCATCGCGGATACCGTGATCACCAAGGATGCCAGCGAGCGCATCGGCAAGTTCGCCGCCGACCTTGCCATGAAGCGCAACAAACGGCTCACGGTGGTCCACAAGGCCAACGTGCTGCCCGTGACCCAGGGGCTGTTCCTGAACACCATCTTGGACCATACCCGGACCGTGGAAGGCCTCAACACCTCCACCATGATCGTAGACAACGCGGCCATGCAGCTTGTCCGCAACCCCCGCCAGTTCGATGTGATGGTCATGACCAACATGTTTGGCGACATCCTCTCGGACCTCGCGGCCGGTCTGGTGGGCGGCCTGGGAATTGCCGCCAGCGGCAACGTGGGCGACAAGTTCGGCATCTTTGAATCGGTACACGGCAGCGCGCCCGACATCGCCGGACAGGGCGTGAGCAACCCCACCGCCACCATCCTGGCCGCCGTGCTGATGCTCGACCACCTCGGCGACCATGAAACGGCCCAGCGCATCGACAACGCTGTGAACAAGGTCCTGACCGAAGGCCCGCGCACCCGCGACCTGGGCGGCACCGCCGGCACCAAGGAATTCACTGACGCCGTGATCGCCGCGCTGTAA
- a CDS encoding trans-sulfuration enzyme family protein encodes MNSTYDLTTLAARAGEEARPNSSVPLVEPIYQSTVYAFPDLETLDGAMSGEAPAAFYYRNGTPNASTLERALAVLEGTEAALVAGSGMAAISAALLGVLKAGDHIITDARVYGVTYALLAEEFPRLGIEVSFVDACDLGEVEAAFRDNTRVVHVESLTNPLLTVPDVPALARLAHERGALLSVDNTFASPAVFRPALHGADLVTHSVSKYLSGHSTAFGGVLCARADLVALARTRLLRLGGTISAFDAWMTMQGLKTLGLRMRAHSGNAQAVADVLVNHPRVKAVYHPGLSDHPQFHLAQDLYPNGFGGMLAADIEDAPAFVKALAGRIPLAPSLADVITTLSWPWGTSHRALPEAERRRLGITPGLLRISVGIEDIGDLLGDFEGALG; translated from the coding sequence GTGAATTCCACCTATGACCTGACCACCCTGGCGGCCCGCGCAGGCGAGGAAGCCCGGCCCAATTCCTCTGTGCCGCTCGTCGAGCCGATCTACCAGTCCACTGTCTACGCCTTCCCGGACCTGGAGACGCTGGACGGGGCCATGAGCGGCGAGGCACCCGCCGCCTTCTACTACCGCAACGGCACGCCCAACGCCTCGACCCTGGAGCGGGCGCTGGCAGTGCTGGAAGGCACCGAGGCCGCGCTGGTGGCCGGCAGCGGAATGGCGGCCATCAGCGCGGCGTTGCTGGGGGTGCTCAAGGCAGGGGACCACATCATCACCGATGCCCGGGTATACGGCGTGACCTACGCCCTGCTCGCCGAGGAATTTCCGCGGCTGGGCATCGAGGTTTCCTTCGTGGACGCCTGCGACCTGGGTGAGGTCGAGGCCGCTTTCCGGGACAACACCCGGGTCGTGCACGTCGAGAGCCTGACCAATCCTCTGCTCACCGTGCCGGACGTGCCCGCCCTGGCGCGGCTGGCGCATGAACGCGGCGCACTGCTGAGCGTGGACAACACCTTCGCCAGTCCCGCCGTGTTCCGTCCGGCCCTGCACGGCGCGGACCTCGTGACCCACAGCGTCAGCAAGTACCTCAGCGGCCACAGCACCGCCTTCGGTGGCGTGCTGTGCGCCCGTGCAGACCTCGTGGCGCTCGCCCGGACCCGGCTGCTGCGTCTGGGCGGCACCATCAGCGCCTTCGATGCATGGATGACCATGCAGGGCCTCAAGACCCTGGGCCTGCGAATGCGGGCGCACAGCGGCAACGCGCAGGCAGTCGCCGACGTGCTGGTGAACCACCCCCGGGTCAAGGCCGTCTATCACCCCGGCCTCTCGGACCACCCGCAGTTTCATCTGGCGCAGGACCTGTACCCCAACGGCTTCGGCGGGATGCTGGCAGCCGACATCGAGGACGCCCCGGCCTTCGTCAAGGCGCTGGCGGGCCGGATTCCGCTGGCTCCCAGCTTGGCCGATGTGATCACCACCCTGTCGTGGCCGTGGGGAACCTCGCACCGCGCCCTGCCGGAAGCCGAGCGCCGCCGCCTGGGCATCACCCCGGGCCTGCTGCGCATCAGCGTGGGCATCGAGGACATCGGGGACCTGCTGGGAGACTTCGAGGGCGCGCTGGGATAA
- a CDS encoding nitroreductase family protein, with product MPSTLPTRAQSAEQVTAFYDAHRTVRKYVTAEDGSPLPLPADHLQTILHAAQRAPTDATAQLYSLIRLWRPEVRAEVAALTTNAHIVTASEAFVVCADVRRVSRVLEVAGHTPGHWPAIAVHFGIGDAVMAGTNLLTAAEMLGYQGCWIGGVMNGLDGLIDLLKLPQGVLPFAALTIGQPAEQPPHRPRVPRPLVIHTDTYHDATPEELREATEIMNPIAARAGQPADWARLMRSYFAQDGSMEAREPRLVAALKRQGLWAGEE from the coding sequence ATGCCTTCCACACTGCCCACCCGTGCCCAGAGTGCCGAACAGGTCACGGCCTTTTACGACGCGCACCGAACCGTCCGCAAGTACGTGACGGCGGAGGACGGCTCCCCGCTGCCGCTGCCCGCCGACCATCTGCAAACCATCCTGCACGCCGCGCAGCGTGCTCCCACCGACGCCACCGCGCAGCTGTACTCTCTGATCCGGCTGTGGCGCCCGGAGGTGCGGGCCGAGGTGGCCGCGCTGACCACCAACGCGCACATCGTCACGGCCTCAGAGGCCTTCGTGGTCTGTGCTGACGTGCGCCGGGTCAGCCGCGTGCTGGAGGTCGCCGGCCACACGCCCGGGCATTGGCCGGCCATCGCGGTGCATTTCGGCATCGGGGACGCGGTGATGGCGGGCACCAACCTGCTGACCGCCGCCGAGATGCTGGGCTACCAGGGCTGCTGGATCGGTGGGGTCATGAACGGCCTGGACGGCCTGATTGACCTGCTGAAGTTGCCGCAGGGTGTGTTGCCGTTCGCGGCCCTGACCATCGGGCAGCCCGCCGAGCAGCCGCCGCACCGTCCGCGCGTGCCGCGTCCGCTGGTGATCCATACCGACACCTACCACGACGCCACCCCGGAGGAACTGCGCGAGGCCACCGAGATTATGAATCCCATCGCCGCCCGTGCGGGGCAACCCGCAGACTGGGCGCGGCTGATGCGCTCGTATTTTGCGCAGGACGGCAGCATGGAGGCCCGTGAGCCCCGTCTGGTCGCTGCCCTGAAGCGGCAAGGCTTGTGGGCGGGCGAGGAGTAG
- a CDS encoding PepSY-associated TM helix domain-containing protein, translating to MSLSAKPEAAGTGRPAARPRTLKARSHVWLRWLHTYTSMISLLVVLFFALTGITLNHPDWAFGTTEVRREVTGTLPAGWITNGKVDWLTVAEDLRAEQGLKGRAGETRVDGGEASISFLGPGYSADTFIDTATGNYTTTVLAQGGVAVLNDLHRGRDAGGAWKWLIDLSGAVLTLVAVTGIGILLYLKKTRRQALIVMGMAGVAVLALGWRALG from the coding sequence GTGTCGCTTTCGGCAAAGCCTGAGGCGGCCGGGACCGGACGGCCCGCGGCCCGGCCCCGCACCCTGAAGGCGCGCAGTCATGTGTGGTTGCGCTGGTTGCACACCTACACCTCCATGATCAGCCTGCTCGTGGTGCTGTTCTTTGCCCTGACCGGCATCACCCTCAACCACCCCGACTGGGCCTTTGGCACCACAGAGGTCCGGCGTGAGGTCACCGGCACCCTGCCAGCGGGCTGGATCACGAACGGCAAGGTGGACTGGCTGACGGTGGCCGAGGACCTGCGCGCCGAGCAGGGCCTCAAGGGCCGGGCCGGGGAGACCCGGGTGGACGGCGGCGAGGCCAGCATCTCGTTTCTCGGGCCCGGCTACAGCGCCGACACCTTTATCGATACGGCCACCGGCAACTACACCACGACCGTGCTCGCGCAGGGTGGAGTGGCGGTGCTCAACGACCTGCACCGGGGCCGCGACGCGGGCGGGGCCTGGAAGTGGTTGATTGACCTGAGCGGCGCCGTTCTGACGCTGGTAGCGGTCACGGGCATTGGCATCCTGCTGTACCTGAAAAAGACCCGCCGGCAGGCGCTGATCGTGATGGGGATGGCGGGAGTGGCCGTGCTGGCGCTGGGCTGGCGGGCGCTGGGCTGA
- a CDS encoding DUF2271 domain-containing protein produces the protein MTPNTTQSRRTFLRRMSAAAAALTLSRLPGGFAGAATSKPWTSGMRLDVTFMVATQATGRIKRPFVAVWIEDESGKTVRNLSVWVQQNRLNPRWLAELRRWSRQNADLLDTVSSATRNPGTYAVKWDGKTDAGKLSEQGDYYVCIETAREHGPYSLVREKVTLGTAAFKKNLTTDNDIEAASVAFGKA, from the coding sequence ATGACCCCCAATACCACCCAGAGCCGCCGCACCTTTCTGCGCAGGATGTCTGCCGCCGCCGCTGCGCTAACCCTCTCGCGGCTTCCCGGCGGTTTTGCCGGCGCCGCCACCAGCAAGCCCTGGACCTCGGGCATGCGCCTCGACGTGACCTTCATGGTGGCCACCCAGGCCACGGGCCGCATCAAGCGGCCCTTCGTGGCGGTGTGGATCGAGGACGAGTCCGGCAAGACCGTGCGCAACCTGAGCGTGTGGGTGCAGCAAAACCGTCTGAACCCGCGCTGGCTGGCCGAACTGCGCCGCTGGAGCCGGCAGAACGCCGACCTGCTGGACACCGTGAGCAGTGCCACCCGCAATCCCGGCACCTACGCCGTGAAGTGGGACGGCAAGACCGATGCGGGCAAACTGTCCGAGCAGGGCGACTACTACGTGTGCATCGAGACGGCGCGTGAGCACGGCCCGTACAGCCTGGTGCGCGAGAAGGTCACGCTGGGAACGGCGGCCTTCAAGAAGAACCTGACCACGGACAACGACATCGAGGCCGCCAGTGTCGCTTTCGGCAAAGCCTGA
- a CDS encoding FAD:protein FMN transferase, whose amino-acid sequence MSGLLFPLLRALQPPYRLRSVYQRLLGTEVELQIVARTRRLAESAEGTALSELERLSAVLNRFDPHSELSRWLTRPGECAPLSAELRAVLTLADGWRVRTGGAFHPGADALGGLWQRAANQGREPDAAERAEVAGQLRAAPWTLHGDGTATLHAAYPLGLSALAKGFIVDRMAGAAHASPGVEAVLVNAGGDLRTLGGRGLNVAVADPFTARDDAPPLTRVHVRDGALASSGGAHRGRMVGGVWRPHLLDPRDGRPVQDVSGVTVTAPDCATADALATALSVLGPGAGLGLAEDIPGCAALIVSRDGTRHSSRHWPHPP is encoded by the coding sequence ATGTCCGGCCTCCTGTTCCCTCTGCTGCGTGCCCTTCAGCCCCCCTACCGGCTGCGCAGCGTGTACCAGCGTTTGCTGGGCACCGAGGTGGAGCTTCAGATCGTCGCCCGCACGCGCCGGCTGGCCGAATCCGCCGAGGGCACCGCGCTGAGCGAGCTGGAGCGGCTGAGCGCCGTCCTCAACCGCTTTGACCCCCACAGCGAGCTGTCGCGCTGGCTGACCCGGCCGGGCGAGTGCGCGCCGCTCAGCGCAGAACTCAGGGCCGTGCTGACCCTTGCCGACGGCTGGCGCGTGCGAACCGGCGGAGCCTTTCATCCCGGGGCCGACGCCCTGGGGGGCCTGTGGCAGCGGGCCGCCAATCAAGGCCGGGAGCCGGACGCTGCAGAACGGGCGGAGGTGGCCGGACAGCTGAGGGCCGCTCCCTGGACGTTGCACGGCGACGGCACGGCCACCCTGCACGCCGCCTATCCGCTCGGGCTGAGCGCCCTGGCCAAGGGCTTCATCGTGGACCGGATGGCCGGGGCCGCGCACGCCTCGCCGGGGGTGGAGGCGGTGCTCGTGAATGCGGGCGGCGACCTGCGGACCCTGGGGGGCCGGGGGCTGAATGTGGCGGTGGCCGATCCTTTCACCGCCCGTGACGATGCTCCGCCGCTCACCCGCGTGCATGTCCGCGACGGAGCGCTCGCGAGCAGCGGCGGAGCCCACCGGGGGCGGATGGTGGGCGGCGTGTGGCGCCCGCACCTGCTGGATCCCCGGGATGGCCGGCCGGTGCAGGACGTTTCCGGCGTGACTGTCACGGCCCCCGACTGTGCCACCGCCGACGCCCTCGCCACGGCCCTGAGCGTGCTGGGGCCGGGCGCGGGGCTGGGCCTCGCTGAGGACATCCCGGGCTGCGCCGCCCTGATCGTCTCCCGTGACGGCACGCGCCACAGCAGCCGGCACTGGCCGCACCCCCCCTGA